CAACCGGATAGGCATTAATGATGAACGAACCACTGCCATGCAGTTTCACCAATTCAAACTTTTCCTGAAGCCAGCAGATAAGTCCGCCCAGCCCCAATCCAATTACAGCCCCAATTGCAGAAATCGACCAGCCTTCAATCAAAAATATCTTCCTGAGCAATTTTACATCCGCGCCCATGCTGCGCAAAGTAAACGAATCATCCTTCTTTTCAAGAATTAACATGGTAAGTGATCCTATGATATTAAATGAAGCCACAATTAATATAAAGGTCAGAATGAAATAAATTGCCCATTTCTCCGATTTCATAATACGGTAAAACAACTTGTTTTGTTCATATCTGTTTTGTACCGTATAATTTTTACCCAGGGTATGCTGAATCTCAGATTGCACGGCCTGCTTATTGCAAGTCGAATCAAGCTTGATTTCAACAGAAGTTACTTCATCCTTATATTCTAAAAGATTACGGGCAAAGGAAATAGGAACAATAACATACTTCTCGTCAAAATCTTCTTCTATGGAAAAAATACCCGAAGGGAAAATGAACATTTTATTGAATGCTTCATTGGGATCAAAACTTAATTCTTCATTGCGACGCGGGACATAAAGATAAATAGGATTGACAAAATTAAGCCCCACAGCCAGGTAATAGGCCACCCCTTGCCCGATGATTGCGAAAGGAACACTATCCTTCTCAAGCATAAAGGAACCCTGACGGATCATGGTATCCAGCCCGCAAACTTTGGCATAATTATAGTCCACCCCTTTGATGGTAGCAATAAACTGCCTGTCTCCATATTTAAGCAAAGCGTTTTCCTCTACCACATTGCAAAAATCCGATACGCCCTGAATATGCTTAACTTTCTGGAAGGACGGAGTCTGGGTAGTAAAGGTTTTCCCTACTGCCGCCGAAATTTTTATATCCGGATAAAAGGAATTATACAATGATTTGATGAGGTTGTCGAATCCGTTAAAAACAGACAAGACCACAATAAGGGCCATTGTCCCTACAGCAACCCCGATAACAGAAATAGCCGATATAATATTGATAACATTCTGAGACTTTTTGGCAAATAAGTAACGGCGGGAAATGTAAAAGGGGAACATCATTTCTTAAGCAAATTATCAATTTTTTCAACGTAATCAAGCGAATCATCAATCAGAAACATCAACTCCGGCATAAAACGCATCTGGAAACGTATCCTCTGGTTAAGTGCATGGCTTATGGACTTATTTTGTTCGTTCACCAGCTTAAAGATTTCTTCTCTTTTCTCCGGTGGGAATATGCTGATATAAACCTTAGCCATACCATAATCAGGAGTCATGCGTACAAAAGTAACGCTAATCATGGATCCTCTGAAAAGATTGCGGCTTTCTTTCTGGAAAATATCACTTAACTCTTTCTGAATTAAGCGGGATATCTTATTTTGACGCGTTTCACTCATTGTTATTACAAATTTCAGTTATAAAGTAC
The sequence above is drawn from the Bacteroidota bacterium genome and encodes:
- a CDS encoding ABC transporter permease; its protein translation is MMFPFYISRRYLFAKKSQNVINIISAISVIGVAVGTMALIVVLSVFNGFDNLIKSLYNSFYPDIKISAAVGKTFTTQTPSFQKVKHIQGVSDFCNVVEENALLKYGDRQFIATIKGVDYNYAKVCGLDTMIRQGSFMLEKDSVPFAIIGQGVAYYLAVGLNFVNPIYLYVPRRNEELSFDPNEAFNKMFIFPSGIFSIEEDFDEKYVIVPISFARNLLEYKDEVTSVEIKLDSTCNKQAVQSEIQHTLGKNYTVQNRYEQNKLFYRIMKSEKWAIYFILTFILIVASFNIIGSLTMLILEKKDDSFTLRSMGADVKLLRKIFLIEGWSISAIGAVIGLGLGGLICWLQEKFELVKLHGSGSFIINAYPVDMHFIDFVAVLLTVAVIGFITTWYPVKFITKKYLSDIS
- the rbfA gene encoding 30S ribosome-binding factor RbfA encodes the protein MSETRQNKISRLIQKELSDIFQKESRNLFRGSMISVTFVRMTPDYGMAKVYISIFPPEKREEIFKLVNEQNKSISHALNQRIRFQMRFMPELMFLIDDSLDYVEKIDNLLKK